One genomic window of Moorella glycerini includes the following:
- the cobK gene encoding precorrin-6A reductase, translating to MVGSTGEGRQLIRSLRQAGYQIVTWTDSAYGEQLARQDGATLILTGPLTEGNLATLGGSRQLEAVIDATLPYPNHLSRTLEAWCQEQQLYYLRFLRAETRLPDDSLIYQVATWEEAARTAARLGETIFLTTGTNNLEVFVKNPLLKDKRIVVRVLPEHRVIKKCQDLGLTPRDIIAMQGPFSKEMNKAMFKACKAGVIVTRDAGPAGGTEAKIAAALALKIPVIVIKRPSIQYRYPVYTVSEAVALLKKIAPLKKDDHSDFQN from the coding sequence GTGGTAGGTAGTACCGGTGAGGGAAGGCAGTTAATCCGCAGCCTCCGGCAGGCAGGCTATCAAATTGTTACCTGGACCGACAGTGCTTATGGCGAACAACTGGCCCGGCAGGATGGTGCAACGTTAATATTAACAGGTCCCTTAACGGAAGGTAATTTAGCCACCCTGGGGGGTAGCAGGCAACTGGAAGCAGTCATTGACGCCACCCTTCCTTATCCCAACCACCTATCCCGGACCCTGGAAGCCTGGTGCCAAGAACAACAGCTATATTACCTGCGCTTTTTACGGGCAGAAACAAGGTTGCCGGACGACAGCCTCATCTACCAGGTGGCAACCTGGGAAGAAGCCGCCCGGACTGCCGCCAGGTTGGGGGAGACTATCTTTTTAACTACCGGTACTAATAACCTGGAAGTGTTCGTCAAAAACCCCCTGCTTAAAGATAAACGCATTGTGGTCAGGGTATTACCTGAACACCGGGTAATTAAAAAATGCCAGGACCTGGGCTTGACGCCCCGCGATATTATCGCCATGCAGGGGCCTTTTTCTAAAGAAATGAATAAAGCCATGTTTAAAGCCTGTAAGGCCGGTGTTATCGTCACCCGGGACGCCGGCCCGGCCGGCGGTACCGAGGCCAAAATTGCCGCCGCCCTGGCGCTAAAAATACCGGTAATAGTAATCAAGCGGCCTTCCATTCAGTATCGTTACCCTGTCTACACAGTTTCCGAAGCCGTCGCCCTGCTGAAAAAGATCGCCCCTCTTAAAAAAGATGACCATTCCGATTTTCAAAACTAA
- the cbiQ gene encoding cobalt ECF transporter T component CbiQ encodes MFSIDQYAYSNRLKNIHPGEKVAFALVTLMIALVAPQPLIPALIIALMAGAAIGVAGIPARFYLQLILLPFSFLVAGVAMIALTISNQPLAGLKGVTLLNWTLGYTPAGMYLAGKIFLKSLGAAACLYFLSLTTPMVDILTVLRQLRLPALLVDLISLTYRFIFVLLATVNDIYTAQASRLGYASLRTSYHSLGQLAANLFIKTYRRSQELFTALTARGYDEELRVLEVIYPFSWPFLYLATIFDLALVILMLLT; translated from the coding sequence ATGTTCAGCATTGACCAGTATGCCTATAGCAACCGGTTGAAGAACATCCACCCGGGGGAAAAAGTAGCCTTTGCCCTGGTAACCCTCATGATCGCCCTGGTGGCGCCCCAGCCTTTAATCCCAGCCCTTATCATCGCCCTGATGGCCGGGGCTGCCATTGGGGTCGCCGGCATCCCGGCCCGTTTTTACCTGCAGCTTATCCTGCTGCCCTTTTCTTTTTTAGTCGCTGGGGTAGCCATGATCGCCCTCACCATTTCCAACCAGCCCCTGGCCGGTCTTAAGGGTGTGACCCTGCTGAACTGGACTTTGGGCTACACCCCAGCCGGCATGTACCTGGCCGGGAAAATTTTTCTCAAGTCCCTGGGAGCCGCTGCCTGTCTTTATTTTCTTTCCCTAACAACACCCATGGTAGATATCCTTACCGTCCTCAGGCAACTGCGCCTCCCGGCCCTGCTGGTGGATTTAATCAGCCTGACCTACCGCTTTATCTTTGTCCTGCTGGCGACCGTAAACGACATTTATACCGCCCAGGCTTCCCGCCTGGGCTATGCCTCCCTGCGCACATCCTATCATTCCCTGGGCCAGCTGGCAGCCAACCTTTTTATCAAGACTTACCGCCGCTCCCAGGAATTATTTACCGCCCTGACGGCACGGGGCTACGATGAAGAGTTGCGCGTGCTGGAGGTTATTTATCCTTTCTCCTGGCCCTTTTTATACCTGGCCACCATCTTTGACCTGGCTTTAGTTATTTTAATGCTGCTTACATAA
- a CDS encoding energy-coupling factor ABC transporter ATP-binding protein has translation MAALLEAERVSFTYPDGTRALQHVTLSIPEGKKIAVLGPNGAGKSTLFLHFNGILRPQEGCIYFAGARINYSHKALTDLRRQVGIVFQDPDSMLFSASVRQEISFGPLNLGLGREEVGQRVEAAMAATGIAGLQDKPTHFLSYGQKKRVAIASVLAMEPRVIIFDEPTAYLDPRSTREVMALLADISHQGKTIILSTHDVDIAYTWADYIYVLARGQVIGAGTPAEIFSNTTLLEAADLARPWLLDVYEDLKNKGWLPATAPVPKNKDELLGLIPYRSRSKLAI, from the coding sequence TTGGCCGCCCTTTTAGAAGCAGAGAGGGTTTCCTTTACTTACCCTGACGGTACCCGTGCCCTGCAGCATGTTACCTTGAGCATCCCTGAAGGCAAGAAAATTGCCGTCCTGGGTCCCAATGGCGCCGGCAAATCAACCCTTTTCCTTCATTTTAACGGCATCTTAAGGCCCCAGGAGGGGTGTATCTACTTTGCCGGGGCCAGGATTAATTACAGCCATAAAGCCTTAACAGATTTACGCCGGCAGGTGGGCATCGTCTTTCAAGACCCCGACAGCATGCTCTTTTCGGCCAGCGTCCGCCAGGAAATTTCTTTTGGACCATTAAACCTGGGCCTGGGCAGGGAAGAGGTAGGGCAAAGGGTTGAAGCCGCCATGGCGGCAACGGGTATCGCCGGCCTCCAGGATAAGCCAACTCATTTCTTAAGCTATGGCCAGAAAAAGCGGGTGGCCATTGCCAGCGTCCTGGCCATGGAACCCAGGGTCATCATCTTTGATGAGCCGACGGCCTACCTGGACCCGCGCTCAACCCGGGAGGTCATGGCCTTGCTGGCAGATATCAGCCACCAGGGAAAGACGATTATTTTATCCACCCATGATGTAGACATAGCCTATACCTGGGCCGACTATATCTACGTCCTGGCCCGCGGCCAGGTAATCGGCGCCGGGACGCCGGCCGAAATCTTTAGCAATACGACCCTCCTGGAAGCTGCTGATCTAGCCCGGCCCTGGCTGCTGGATGTTTATGAAGACCTGAAAAATAAAGGCTGGCTGCCGGCAACGGCGCCAGTCCCCAAAAATAAAGATGAGCTCCTGGGCCTCATTCCTTATCGTTCCAGGTCTAAATTGGCCATTTAA
- a CDS encoding xanthine dehydrogenase family protein molybdopterin-binding subunit, which produces MSKKRGIGMACFFYGTGYGNGFPDVSTATVEIHDDGTATVRTGAVDCGQGSSTVLAQIAAEELGVPYEWVTVITADTDTTPDAGTTAATRQTYASGNAVKTACRQAREVLFEYTRTLLGVNTIAGLAAREGIIYVRGYPQKQITYPEAATRARLAGYRLVGQGTFVTHTTAVDRETGQGAPYWPYAFGTQIAEVEVDTETGEVRVLKLFAAHDVGRAVNRLGVEGQIEGGIAQGLGMALLEKVHLQQGRIVNNSFSTYLIPTTLDMPEVQPLIVETYEPTGPYGAKGVGEPATLPTVPAIINAIYNAVGVRLTELPVTPEKILAALRAKEGEEQ; this is translated from the coding sequence ATGAGTAAAAAACGCGGTATTGGTATGGCCTGCTTTTTCTACGGTACCGGCTACGGTAATGGTTTTCCCGATGTCTCAACGGCTACGGTAGAAATCCACGATGACGGCACGGCCACCGTCCGCACCGGCGCAGTAGATTGCGGCCAGGGTTCCAGCACCGTCCTGGCCCAGATTGCTGCCGAGGAGCTGGGGGTGCCCTATGAATGGGTAACAGTAATCACCGCTGACACCGATACTACCCCCGATGCTGGCACGACGGCGGCCACCCGCCAGACCTATGCTTCCGGCAATGCCGTTAAAACCGCCTGCCGCCAGGCCCGGGAAGTCCTTTTTGAGTACACCCGGACCCTCTTAGGGGTTAATACCATTGCCGGCCTGGCCGCCAGGGAGGGAATAATTTACGTCAGGGGTTATCCCCAGAAACAAATAACCTATCCCGAAGCTGCCACCCGGGCCCGCCTGGCCGGCTACCGCCTGGTAGGGCAGGGGACCTTCGTCACCCATACCACGGCCGTTGACCGGGAGACCGGCCAGGGAGCTCCCTACTGGCCCTACGCCTTCGGCACCCAGATTGCGGAAGTGGAAGTGGATACGGAAACAGGGGAGGTGCGGGTTTTAAAGCTCTTCGCTGCCCACGACGTGGGCCGGGCAGTAAATCGTCTCGGGGTAGAGGGGCAGATTGAAGGCGGTATCGCCCAGGGCCTCGGTATGGCCTTGCTGGAAAAGGTCCACCTGCAGCAGGGCCGGATCGTTAATAATTCCTTTTCTACCTACCTGATACCTACTACCCTGGATATGCCCGAGGTTCAACCCCTGATTGTGGAAACTTATGAACCCACCGGCCCCTATGGCGCTAAAGGAGTGGGCGAACCCGCCACCCTCCCCACCGTACCGGCCATTATCAATGCCATTTATAACGCCGTGGGAGTTCGCCTTACGGAGTTACCGGTTACACCGGAAAAAATCCTGGCCGCCCTGCGGGCAAAAGAAGGAGAGGAGCAATGA
- a CDS encoding 5'-deoxyadenosine deaminase has translation MSILIKNGILVTMNPRREVFQGNIYIEDDRIAAIGRTPATADRIIEATGQLVIPGLIQPHIHLCQALFRGRADDLELLDWLRLRIWPLEGAHDPESLYYSALLGIGELFLSGTTTIVDMETVHHTDAAMEAISQSGIRAITGKVMMDFGEDVPASLKEITAASLKESVDLLEKWHGYDNGRIQYAFEPRFVVSCTEELLLEVRDLARHYGVKIHTHASENRGECALVEKLHGRRNVLYLDDIGLTGPDLILVHCIWLSEEEKDILARTGTKVVHCPSSNLKMASGICPVPDLLNRGTVVSLAADGAPCNNNLDAFMEMRLAALIQKPLHGPTTMPAPLVFEMATLGGARAMGMEKDIGSLEVGKKADLALVSLEGLHTQPADGVDVYTQLVYQARGSDVTLTMVDGKIVMEKGELKTIDAGEVREKANKAVLRVLRRAGLA, from the coding sequence ATGAGTATTTTAATCAAGAACGGCATCCTGGTCACCATGAACCCCAGGAGGGAAGTATTCCAGGGGAATATCTATATTGAAGACGACCGCATCGCCGCCATCGGCCGGACGCCGGCCACCGCCGACCGGATCATCGAGGCTACGGGCCAGCTGGTCATCCCCGGCCTCATCCAGCCCCATATCCACCTCTGCCAGGCCCTCTTCCGCGGCCGCGCCGACGACCTGGAACTCCTGGACTGGCTGCGCCTGCGTATCTGGCCCCTGGAAGGAGCCCACGATCCCGAATCCCTTTACTACTCAGCCCTGCTGGGCATCGGTGAACTCTTCCTTAGCGGCACCACCACCATCGTCGACATGGAAACCGTCCATCATACCGATGCGGCCATGGAAGCCATCTCTCAAAGCGGCATCCGGGCCATTACCGGCAAAGTGATGATGGATTTTGGCGAGGACGTCCCGGCCAGCCTTAAAGAAATAACTGCGGCCTCGCTAAAGGAAAGCGTAGACCTGCTGGAAAAGTGGCACGGCTACGACAACGGCCGCATCCAGTACGCCTTTGAGCCCCGCTTTGTGGTTTCCTGCACCGAGGAATTATTATTGGAAGTCCGGGATCTCGCCCGCCATTACGGCGTTAAAATCCATACCCATGCTTCGGAAAACCGGGGTGAATGCGCCCTGGTGGAAAAACTCCACGGCCGGCGCAACGTCCTCTACCTGGACGATATCGGTCTCACCGGCCCCGACCTCATCCTGGTCCACTGTATCTGGCTCAGCGAAGAGGAGAAGGATATCCTGGCCCGTACCGGTACTAAAGTAGTTCACTGCCCTTCCTCTAACTTAAAGATGGCTTCCGGTATCTGCCCGGTACCGGATCTCCTGAACCGGGGAACGGTGGTTTCCCTGGCCGCCGACGGCGCGCCCTGCAATAACAACCTGGACGCCTTTATGGAAATGCGGCTGGCGGCGCTGATCCAGAAGCCCCTCCATGGTCCCACCACCATGCCGGCACCCCTGGTCTTTGAAATGGCCACCCTGGGCGGGGCCCGGGCCATGGGCATGGAAAAGGACATCGGCAGCCTGGAAGTAGGGAAGAAGGCCGACCTGGCCCTGGTTTCCCTGGAGGGCCTCCATACCCAGCCGGCGGACGGCGTCGACGTCTACACCCAACTGGTCTACCAGGCCAGAGGCTCAGACGTTACCCTGACCATGGTTGACGGCAAAATCGTCATGGAGAAAGGTGAACTGAAGACCATAGATGCCGGTGAGGTACGGGAGAAAGCCAATAAAGCGGTCTTGCGCGTTTTGCGAAGGGCCGGGCTGGCTTAG
- a CDS encoding glycerol-3-phosphate acyltransferase encodes MNVLCNLSVTAGITTFLWDTAKGYLLAVLGWKWGGMALAVLMSLAAVAGHNWPLREALIGCICHQGEEVIWPSK; translated from the coding sequence ATGAACGTCCTCTGCAACCTGAGCGTGACGGCAGGTATAACGACCTTCCTCTGGGATACGGCGAAAGGTTACCTGCTGGCGGTCCTGGGGTGGAAGTGGGGTGGAATGGCACTTGCCGTCCTGATGTCCCTAGCAGCTGTGGCCGGGCACAACTGGCCCCTCCGGGAGGCGCTTATCGGCTGTATTTGCCATCAAGGAGAAGAAGTAATTTGGCCTTCTAAGTAA
- a CDS encoding xanthine dehydrogenase family protein molybdopterin-binding subunit: MAVVGTSPPRVDARSKVTGRAIYPADVNFPGMIYGQAVRSPYAHARIINIDTSAALEVPGVLCVLTARDIPGHNGQGVVYQDMPVLARDEVRSVNDVVALVGATTPAAARAGAAKVKVIYEELPALYDPVEAMKHGAPRVHPDRDNIIYHLPIRKGNIAAGFAAADVIVENTYRTQLLDHAFLQPEAAVARVDERGHLVIYVATQYVHWDRTEVARVLGWNQDRIRIVAPAVGGAFGGREDMTLQTLVALLAVHTRRPAKMVLTREESFLAHSKRHPMIMRYKTGATRDGKLTALEAEIIGDSGAYSSWAPNVLRKAAIHATGPYVIPNVKIDAYAVYTNNPFTGAMRGFGATQPPLAYESQMDELASRLGIHPFTIRWLNAFRQGDVTATGQVLESSVGLTATMLQAARAAGWSPQELIPGGKQDE, encoded by the coding sequence ATGGCAGTTGTCGGCACTTCCCCGCCCAGGGTAGATGCCCGGTCTAAAGTCACCGGCCGGGCCATCTACCCGGCTGATGTTAATTTCCCTGGGATGATCTACGGCCAGGCCGTCCGCAGTCCCTACGCCCATGCCCGGATTATCAATATAGATACCTCGGCCGCTCTGGAGGTACCCGGGGTCCTCTGCGTCCTGACCGCCCGGGATATCCCCGGCCATAACGGCCAGGGCGTCGTCTACCAGGACATGCCCGTCCTGGCCCGGGATGAGGTACGCTCGGTGAATGACGTCGTCGCCCTGGTAGGAGCTACCACCCCGGCTGCCGCCAGGGCCGGGGCAGCTAAAGTAAAGGTGATCTACGAAGAATTACCGGCCCTATACGATCCCGTAGAAGCCATGAAACATGGGGCGCCCCGGGTCCACCCCGACCGGGACAATATTATTTACCACCTACCCATCCGTAAAGGGAATATCGCAGCGGGATTCGCCGCGGCCGACGTGATTGTGGAAAATACCTACCGCACCCAGCTCCTGGACCATGCCTTCCTCCAGCCGGAGGCCGCCGTGGCCCGGGTGGATGAACGCGGTCACCTGGTAATTTACGTGGCCACCCAGTATGTCCACTGGGACCGGACGGAAGTAGCCCGGGTGCTGGGTTGGAACCAGGACCGCATCCGCATCGTGGCCCCGGCGGTAGGCGGCGCTTTCGGCGGCCGGGAAGATATGACCCTGCAGACCCTGGTAGCCCTCCTGGCCGTGCATACCCGTCGCCCGGCGAAAATGGTCCTTACCCGGGAAGAATCCTTCCTGGCCCACAGCAAGCGCCACCCCATGATCATGCGCTATAAGACCGGTGCCACCAGGGATGGAAAGTTAACGGCGCTGGAGGCGGAAATCATCGGCGACAGCGGCGCCTATTCTTCCTGGGCCCCTAACGTTTTGCGCAAAGCGGCCATCCATGCCACCGGTCCTTATGTCATCCCCAACGTCAAGATTGATGCTTACGCGGTCTATACCAATAATCCCTTTACCGGCGCCATGCGCGGGTTTGGTGCCACCCAGCCGCCCCTGGCTTACGAAAGCCAGATGGATGAACTGGCCAGCCGCCTGGGGATCCATCCTTTTACAATCCGCTGGCTCAATGCCTTCCGCCAGGGGGATGTAACTGCCACGGGCCAGGTCCTGGAAAGCAGCGTCGGCCTGACGGCAACCATGCTCCAGGCGGCCCGGGCCGCAGGCTGGTCGCCGCAAGAGTTAATACCGGGAGGGAAGCAAGATGAGTAA
- a CDS encoding M48 family metallopeptidase translates to MTAKASIIWTTLLILAGILSLAFLFFTLFPGKVPAVAWQYFTPAEVERARRYQQIMRLVSILSFLAQIAFLVWLVAGTRAASWSEGALRLTGGRYYPALVIYFVLIWLSLKAVGLPFNFYGSFIVQHQWGFSTQSLASWWLDYLKGSVLDLILSGAGVLLLFWATGRWPHTWWAAAGLFLSGWLFVSTFLWPLLIAPLFNRFQPIPEGPVKTMVTQLAGRAGLKVKEVLVMDASRRTTRANAYFTGLGATKRIVLYDTLLAAYPPDEVEAVIAHEMAHWQRGHIVRGLLWGILANFLLLGLLYAVLKLTFTYEIARPGSYPPHLLVAMLLFLQLASFLGQPVQNAISRRYETEADQVALELTGNPGAMIRLQVDLARKNLGDIAPPPYIAWLTSSHPSPLDRIQAAEKWGATR, encoded by the coding sequence ATGACGGCTAAAGCGAGTATAATCTGGACCACCCTGTTAATACTGGCAGGCATTTTAAGCCTCGCCTTTCTCTTTTTCACCCTCTTTCCGGGTAAAGTACCGGCTGTCGCCTGGCAGTATTTTACCCCGGCCGAAGTGGAAAGGGCGCGGCGTTACCAGCAGATCATGCGCCTGGTAAGTATCCTGTCCTTCCTGGCTCAAATTGCCTTCCTGGTCTGGCTGGTCGCCGGCACCCGGGCCGCCTCCTGGTCGGAGGGAGCTTTACGCCTCACCGGCGGGCGCTATTATCCCGCCCTGGTAATCTATTTCGTCCTTATCTGGCTGTCGCTAAAGGCAGTGGGTTTACCCTTTAATTTTTACGGCAGTTTTATCGTCCAGCACCAGTGGGGTTTCTCCACCCAGAGCCTGGCTTCCTGGTGGCTGGATTACCTCAAGGGTAGCGTCCTGGACCTGATCCTCTCCGGAGCGGGGGTGCTCCTTCTTTTCTGGGCTACCGGGCGCTGGCCCCATACCTGGTGGGCCGCCGCCGGCCTCTTCCTGTCCGGCTGGCTCTTTGTTTCCACTTTTCTCTGGCCCCTCCTGATCGCCCCCCTCTTTAACCGCTTCCAGCCTATCCCGGAAGGCCCGGTTAAGACTATGGTCACGCAGCTGGCCGGCCGTGCCGGGTTGAAGGTTAAGGAAGTACTGGTCATGGATGCCAGCCGCCGGACCACCAGGGCCAATGCCTACTTTACCGGCCTCGGGGCTACCAAACGTATCGTCCTCTATGATACCCTCCTGGCCGCTTACCCCCCTGATGAAGTGGAAGCTGTAATTGCCCACGAAATGGCCCACTGGCAGCGCGGTCATATTGTGCGGGGATTACTGTGGGGTATCCTGGCTAATTTCTTGCTGCTGGGATTGTTATATGCCGTCCTGAAACTAACCTTCACCTACGAAATAGCCCGGCCGGGATCCTACCCGCCCCACCTCCTGGTTGCCATGCTCCTTTTCCTCCAGCTGGCGTCCTTCCTGGGCCAGCCGGTGCAGAATGCCATCTCCCGCCGCTATGAAACCGAAGCCGACCAGGTGGCTCTGGAGCTTACCGGTAACCCGGGAGCCATGATCAGGTTGCAAGTGGACCTGGCCCGAAAGAACCTCGGCGACATAGCCCCGCCCCCCTATATCGCATGGCTGACCTCATCTCACCCCTCACCGCTGGATAGAATCCAGGCTGCCGAGAAGTGGGGGGCAACACGATAA
- a CDS encoding energy-coupling factor ABC transporter permease yields MFRRTTWLTMYLLLAMAVLARPAYAMHIAEGFLPFNWAAFWFVVVLPFWFWGLRSIQQTVKSNPGLKMLLGLAGAYTFVLSALKLPSVTGSCSHPTGVGLGAILFGPAAMSILGGIVLLFQALLLAHGGLSTLGANTFSMAVVGPFVAYGLYRLVRRLGGSLPVAVFLAATLGDLMTYVTTSLQLALAFPAQPGGVLASMLKFMGIFAVTQLPLAISEGILTVIVFNLLATYNKNELQELSILDEKALAVGGRNLEVHK; encoded by the coding sequence ATGTTCCGCCGTACAACGTGGTTAACCATGTATCTTCTCCTGGCTATGGCCGTCCTGGCCCGGCCGGCCTATGCCATGCATATCGCCGAGGGCTTCCTGCCCTTCAACTGGGCCGCCTTCTGGTTTGTCGTCGTCCTGCCCTTCTGGTTCTGGGGCCTGCGGTCCATCCAGCAAACTGTAAAAAGCAATCCCGGCCTGAAAATGCTCCTGGGCCTGGCCGGCGCCTATACTTTTGTCCTGTCGGCCCTGAAACTCCCTTCAGTAACCGGCAGCTGTTCCCATCCCACCGGGGTGGGTCTGGGGGCCATCCTCTTTGGTCCGGCAGCCATGAGCATCCTGGGGGGTATCGTCCTCCTCTTCCAGGCCCTTTTGCTCGCCCACGGGGGCTTGAGCACCCTGGGTGCCAATACCTTCTCCATGGCCGTCGTGGGGCCTTTTGTGGCCTACGGCCTTTACCGCCTGGTAAGGCGGCTGGGTGGATCGCTGCCCGTAGCCGTCTTCCTGGCCGCCACCCTGGGCGACCTTATGACCTATGTCACCACTTCCCTGCAGCTGGCCCTGGCCTTCCCGGCCCAGCCCGGCGGGGTGCTAGCGTCTATGCTGAAATTCATGGGTATCTTTGCCGTTACCCAGTTACCCCTGGCCATTAGCGAAGGTATCTTAACCGTCATCGTCTTTAACTTGCTGGCCACTTATAATAAAAACGAATTGCAGGAGCTATCTATTTTAGATGAGAAGGCCCTGGCGGTGGGAGGCCGCAACCTGGAGGTGCACAAGTAA
- a CDS encoding energy-coupling factor ABC transporter substrate-binding protein has translation MSSAQKNLFLLLIVILLAAAPFFLHRSAEFAGADDRAEEAITQIRPDYEPWFKPVWEPPSGEVETFLFATQAAIGSGIVCYFLGYSKGKKHREQK, from the coding sequence ATGAGTAGCGCCCAGAAAAATCTCTTCTTACTCCTGATCGTTATCCTCCTGGCGGCGGCACCCTTTTTCCTGCACCGCAGCGCGGAATTTGCCGGTGCCGACGACCGGGCCGAAGAGGCCATTACCCAGATCCGTCCCGATTATGAACCCTGGTTTAAACCCGTCTGGGAGCCCCCCAGCGGAGAAGTGGAGACCTTCCTTTTTGCCACCCAGGCCGCCATCGGCAGCGGTATTGTTTGCTACTTCCTGGGTTACAGCAAAGGCAAGAAACATCGGGAGCAAAAGTAA
- a CDS encoding NCS2 family permease, translating into MSVQQNSFLERTFKLTANGTNVRTEVLAGITTFMTMAYIIFVNPTILSSAGMDFGAVMVATILSSAIASLIMSFSANYPIAIAPGMGLNAFFAFTIVKQMHYPWEVALAAVFMSGIIFIILTLTKAREAIVNSIPLSLKLAISAGIGLFIALIGLQNAGLVVPNPDTLVQLGDLSKPSVLLATIGLIITALLVALRIRGALLLGIIIVTLIGIPMGITKVEGFKLVSLPPSLAPTFGAFTRGLGGLWATGLIPIIFTFTFVDLFDTIGTLIGVSSKANLLDENGNLPRAGQALISDAVGTTLGAILGTSTLTAYIESAAGVAEGGRTGLTTLVVAILFLASLFFAPLVGIVPAVATAPALIIVGIFMMEPVMKIDFSNFLEAAPAFLTIVMMPFTYNIAEGIVWGVLAYVFLHLVTGNTKKISITMWVLALLFIIRFFA; encoded by the coding sequence ATGTCAGTCCAACAAAATAGTTTCCTGGAGAGGACCTTTAAATTAACGGCCAATGGTACCAACGTCCGCACTGAAGTACTGGCCGGCATTACCACCTTCATGACCATGGCGTACATCATCTTTGTTAATCCTACTATTTTAAGTAGTGCCGGCATGGATTTCGGCGCTGTGATGGTGGCTACCATTCTCTCCAGTGCCATTGCTTCCCTTATTATGAGTTTCAGTGCCAATTACCCCATTGCCATTGCCCCCGGCATGGGCCTCAATGCCTTCTTTGCCTTTACCATTGTTAAGCAGATGCATTACCCCTGGGAAGTGGCCCTGGCGGCTGTCTTTATGAGCGGCATTATTTTCATTATTTTAACCCTTACTAAAGCGCGGGAAGCAATTGTCAATTCCATTCCTTTATCTTTAAAGCTGGCCATTAGCGCCGGCATCGGGCTGTTTATCGCTTTGATTGGCCTGCAAAATGCCGGCCTGGTGGTACCCAACCCCGATACCCTGGTCCAGCTGGGAGATTTAAGCAAACCCTCGGTTCTGCTGGCCACCATCGGCTTGATTATTACCGCCCTCCTGGTTGCCCTCCGGATTCGAGGCGCCTTGCTCCTGGGGATTATTATCGTTACCTTAATCGGGATTCCCATGGGGATCACTAAAGTAGAAGGCTTTAAACTGGTCAGCCTGCCACCCAGCCTGGCGCCGACCTTCGGTGCCTTTACCCGGGGCCTGGGCGGTTTATGGGCCACCGGCCTCATCCCCATTATTTTTACCTTTACCTTTGTCGATCTCTTTGATACCATTGGCACCCTGATCGGGGTTAGCAGCAAAGCCAATTTGCTTGATGAAAACGGCAACTTGCCCCGGGCCGGCCAGGCATTAATCTCTGATGCCGTCGGAACTACCCTGGGGGCAATCCTGGGGACCAGCACGTTGACGGCCTACATTGAAAGTGCCGCCGGCGTTGCCGAAGGCGGGCGTACCGGTTTAACTACCCTGGTAGTCGCCATTTTATTCCTGGCTTCTTTATTCTTTGCACCCCTGGTAGGCATCGTTCCGGCTGTGGCTACGGCGCCGGCGCTGATTATCGTCGGTATCTTTATGATGGAGCCGGTCATGAAGATTGACTTCAGCAACTTCCTGGAGGCTGCCCCGGCCTTCTTAACCATCGTCATGATGCCCTTTACCTATAACATTGCCGAAGGTATTGTCTGGGGCGTCCTGGCCTATGTCTTTTTACACCTGGTTACCGGTAATACGAAAAAAATCAGTATTACCATGTGGGTCCTGGCTCTTCTCTTTATCATCCGTTTCTTTGCTTAG
- a CDS encoding acylphosphatase, which produces MRAHFWVKGLVQGVGFRYFILRQAANLQLNGWVRNRYNGSVEGVVEGPADRVKEFLDHCRQGPAMADVRELKVQYEKPQGETTFRIRESI; this is translated from the coding sequence GTGCGGGCGCATTTCTGGGTTAAGGGCCTGGTCCAGGGGGTGGGTTTCCGTTATTTTATCCTGCGTCAGGCGGCGAATTTGCAGCTTAACGGGTGGGTGCGGAATCGCTATAATGGCAGCGTTGAGGGAGTTGTTGAAGGACCGGCCGACAGGGTGAAAGAATTCCTGGACCATTGCCGCCAGGGACCGGCTATGGCAGATGTCCGGGAACTGAAGGTCCAGTATGAAAAACCTCAAGGTGAAACCACCTTCAGGATCCGGGAGTCAATCTGA